From the Cryptomeria japonica chromosome 2, Sugi_1.0, whole genome shotgun sequence genome, one window contains:
- the LOC131046317 gene encoding zinc finger CCCH domain-containing protein 14-like translates to MVNDSVDTDDELSVADESKWEKGLQLKRPGQQLGLFWAFPEDKMDPHSKKLKTLSNGTAVSDANEKELISVGLGSKSKACTKFFSTSGCPYGEDCHYLHYVPGGVTAVSQLSKLSNTLGLSREAIGFTSSFSLSDKSGPVTGYKTCLCNHYASAEGCQFGDKCHYAHGEKELRKENVLPNELLPSGVGTAITNFGTATTNFGAGSKANPGYKTCLCNNFSSSEGCKYGDKCHFAHGEKELRKESALPNGATAAANFGASSKANISIVAAYAGGVIGKDGVNSKHIYRATGVKLTIKDHESDPNLKTIEFEGSFDKINQATAMVRELILKIGSLLGKQSGNSQQSHKTRLCEHFAKGSCTFGDKCHFAHGASELRDDSASIAPSFM, encoded by the coding sequence GTTGCAGATGAGAGCAAGTGGGAAAAAGGATTGCAACTTAAACGGCCGGGACAGCAGCTTGGTCTGTTCTGGGCGTTTCCTGAGGATAAAATGGACCCTCACAGCAAGAAGCTTAAGACCCTCTCCAATGGAACCGCCGTTTCTGATGCTAATGAAAAGGAGTTAATATCGGTTGGTTTAGGAAGCAAATCAAAGGCTTGCACCAAGTTTTTCAGTACATCTGGATGCCCATATGGTGAGGATTGCCATTACCTTCATTATGTTCCTGGTGGAGTAACTGCTGTATCTCAGCTGTCAAAACTATCAAACACTTTAGGACTTTCAAGAGAAGCAATAGGGTTCACCTccagtttttcactatcagataagTCAGGTCCTGTGACAGGCTACAAGACATGTCTTTGTAACCATTATGCTAGTGCTGAAGGATGCCAGTTTGGAGATAAGTGCCATTATGCTCATGGAGAAAAGGAATTGAGAAAAGAAAATGTGCTTCCAAACGAGTTACTACCATCTGGGGTGGGTACTGCCATTACAAATTTTGGTACTGCTACTACAAATTTTGGTGCTGGCTCTAAAGCAAATCCGGGCTATAAGACATGCCTTTGTAACAATTTTAGCAGTTCTGAAGGATGCAAGTATGGAGATAAGTGCCATTTTGCCCATGGAgaaaaggagttgagaaaagaaagtGCGCTTCCAAATGGGGCAACTGCTGCAGCAAATTTTGGTGCTTCATCAAAAGCAAACATTAGTATCGTTGCTGCTTATGCTGGTGGTGTAATTGGGAAAGATGGTGTAAACTCGAAGCACATTTACCGTGCCACAGGGGTGAAGTTGACAATAAAAGACCACGAGTCAGATCCTAATTTGAAGACGATTGAGTTTGAAGGTTCATTTGACAAGATTAATCAAGCCACAGCCATGGTTCGTGAGTTGATTTTAAAAATTGGATCACTTTTGGGTAAACAATCTGGAAATTCTCAACAAAGTCACAAAACTAGGCTATGTGAACATTTTGCTAAGGGTTCATGCACATTTGGGGATAAGTGCCACTTTGCACACGGTGCTAGTGAGTTGCGGGATGATTCCGCTTCCATTGCTCCCTCATTCATGTAA